The following are encoded together in the Pseudodesulfovibrio indicus genome:
- a CDS encoding glycine zipper domain-containing protein, whose translation MTKTIVKSAVSLVLMISLLAGCQTTQAQNAATLGTLAGATLGALTFKNKISGAAIGAGAGMLVGYIAGNEMDKYDSYDRGRISNTLETTPSGHASQWVNPDTRTQYQAVPEPARRMHDGRVERDVTVNARMADGSTQTVYAKAYRQPDGSWQLVQ comes from the coding sequence ATGACGAAGACCATCGTGAAAAGCGCAGTGAGTTTGGTGCTGATGATTTCCCTGCTGGCGGGTTGCCAGACCACCCAGGCGCAGAACGCGGCCACGCTGGGGACACTGGCGGGCGCGACCCTGGGCGCGCTGACCTTCAAGAACAAGATTTCCGGCGCGGCCATCGGCGCTGGCGCGGGCATGCTCGTGGGCTACATCGCGGGCAACGAGATGGACAAGTACGATTCCTACGACCGGGGTCGCATCTCCAACACCCTGGAGACCACGCCCTCGGGCCACGCCTCCCAGTGGGTCAATCCCGACACCCGCACCCAATACCAGGCCGTCCCCGAACCGGCGCGCAGGATGCACGACGGCCGGGTGGAGCGCGACGTGACCGTCAACGCGCGCATGGCCGACGGGTCCACCCAGACCGTCTACGCCAAGGCGTACCGCCAGCCGGACGGCAGCTGGCAGCTCGTCCAGTAG
- a CDS encoding MerR family transcriptional regulator yields the protein MTGKKVLSVAEIARELELPESTVHYWKNRFAQHLPSVGRGRQKRFKPEAIEIFSTISRLLKEGHTARDVMDQLSQEYPLQADTMPAAVPSESGVAVSAGSMEPVMKMAAAIGLEIAKSVGEGIRSVLDAENLGSPDVSEVRKGLEDAAARISEAMVETEALKAENRELKEKLAVMEAEMVRLRKDRREMEKYLLDKIKSVST from the coding sequence ATGACTGGCAAGAAGGTACTTTCCGTGGCCGAGATCGCCCGCGAACTGGAGCTGCCCGAGTCCACGGTGCACTACTGGAAGAACCGGTTCGCCCAGCATCTGCCCAGCGTGGGCAGGGGCCGCCAGAAACGGTTCAAGCCCGAGGCCATCGAGATTTTCTCCACCATCTCCCGGCTCCTCAAGGAGGGGCACACCGCCCGGGACGTCATGGACCAGCTCTCCCAGGAGTACCCCCTGCAGGCCGACACCATGCCCGCCGCCGTTCCGTCCGAGTCCGGCGTGGCCGTCTCCGCCGGGTCCATGGAGCCGGTCATGAAGATGGCCGCCGCCATCGGCCTGGAGATCGCCAAGTCCGTGGGCGAGGGCATCCGATCGGTGCTCGACGCGGAGAACCTCGGCTCCCCGGACGTGTCCGAGGTCCGCAAGGGGCTGGAGGACGCCGCCGCCCGCATCTCCGAGGCCATGGTGGAGACCGAAGCCCTCAAGGCCGAGAACCGCGAACTCAAGGAAAAGCTGGCGGTCATGGAAGCGGAGATGGTCCGTCTGCGCAAGGACCGGCGGGAAATGGAAAAGTACCTTCTTGACAAGATAAAATCCGTATCTACTTAG
- a CDS encoding PfkB family carbohydrate kinase has translation MRPVLAVGLGEILWDVLPSGRMLGGAPANFAYHVNALGGAGVPVSRVGDDDLGREALSLLVRKGLNIDAVSVDPDHATGTVDARVDESGVATYVFPDDVAWDFLVPDEIGLALAARADAVCFGTLAQRSPVSRETIRHFLARAQHALKVYDINLRQDFYTPEIIAGSLDLADVLKINDDELRTVSSLFGLPSDERGALRALMERHSLRLAVLTRGGAGSLILSPDGESDLPGLGTSSLGAHAERGA, from the coding sequence ATGCGTCCGGTACTCGCCGTGGGGCTGGGGGAGATCCTCTGGGATGTGCTGCCGAGCGGCCGCATGCTGGGCGGCGCGCCCGCCAATTTCGCCTACCACGTCAACGCCCTGGGCGGCGCGGGCGTGCCCGTGTCCCGCGTGGGCGACGACGACCTGGGACGCGAAGCCCTGTCCCTGCTGGTGCGAAAGGGGCTGAACATCGACGCCGTTTCCGTGGACCCGGACCATGCCACCGGCACGGTGGACGCCCGCGTGGACGAAAGCGGCGTGGCCACCTACGTGTTCCCGGACGACGTGGCCTGGGATTTCCTGGTCCCGGACGAGATCGGTCTGGCCCTGGCGGCCCGGGCGGACGCGGTCTGCTTCGGCACCCTGGCCCAGCGGTCCCCGGTCTCCCGCGAGACCATCCGCCATTTCCTGGCCCGAGCCCAGCATGCGCTCAAGGTCTACGACATCAACCTGCGCCAGGACTTCTACACCCCGGAGATCATCGCCGGTTCCCTGGACCTGGCCGACGTGCTCAAGATCAACGACGACGAGCTGCGCACGGTATCAAGCCTGTTCGGGCTGCCGTCGGACGAGCGCGGGGCGCTGCGCGCGCTCATGGAGCGCCACTCCCTGCGGTTGGCGGTGCTCACGCGGGGTGGAGCGGGGAGCCTGATCCTGTCCCCGGACGGGGAGTCGGACCTGCCGGGCCTCGGGACCTCCTCTCTCGGCGCTCACGCGGAGCGGGGAGCCTGA
- a CDS encoding PfkB family carbohydrate kinase, whose translation MPGRKVAVADTIGAGDSFTAALVVGYLAGRSLDEINGFAARVAAYVCARPGGMPDMLEEFVV comes from the coding sequence CTGCCGGGCAGGAAGGTCGCGGTCGCGGACACCATCGGGGCCGGGGATTCGTTCACTGCCGCGCTGGTGGTGGGCTATCTGGCGGGGCGGTCCCTGGATGAGATCAATGGGTTCGCCGCCCGGGTGGCGGCGTATGTCTGCGCCCGGCCCGGGGGAATGCCCGATATGTTGGAGGAGTTTGTGGTGTAG
- a CDS encoding DoxX family protein, translated as MTRLLTSKYVYLALRLIIGLLFVYAGALKLSNPEGFAVTINIYGLTTWRMSGVLSYVIPTVEILAGLGLALDVKGGLALVVAQLLGFMAVLLYALHLGLDADCGCFGTPKNTDNAPTGPLVAFLRDAAMLAGCALIHLQRRYAGFRPRSLTRLFRSTD; from the coding sequence ATGACAAGACTGCTCACTTCCAAATACGTCTATCTCGCGCTCAGGCTGATCATCGGCCTGCTGTTCGTCTACGCGGGCGCGCTCAAGCTCTCCAACCCGGAGGGGTTCGCGGTGACCATCAACATCTACGGGCTGACCACCTGGCGCATGTCGGGCGTGCTGTCTTACGTCATCCCGACGGTGGAGATCCTGGCCGGGCTGGGGCTGGCCCTGGACGTCAAGGGCGGGCTTGCGCTCGTTGTGGCACAGTTGTTGGGGTTCATGGCGGTGCTGCTCTACGCCCTGCATCTCGGCCTGGACGCCGACTGCGGCTGCTTCGGCACCCCGAAGAACACGGACAACGCCCCCACCGGCCCGCTGGTCGCCTTCCTGCGCGACGCGGCCATGCTTGCGGGCTGCGCCCTGATCCACCTGCAACGCCGCTACGCCGGTTTCCGCCCCCGCTCCCTGACCCGGCTGTTCCGCTCCACGGACTGA